Proteins from one Xenopus tropicalis strain Nigerian chromosome 1, UCB_Xtro_10.0, whole genome shotgun sequence genomic window:
- the LOC116411658 gene encoding Alstrom syndrome protein 1 homolog, whose protein sequence is MPASHPAAAAASPARKAISCVHVQISPKQEDSKKLDFDPKLLSGSACVNNVAKLQEPDLSPSRAANLPGKEGALIKQDLADEKLTLSSLHLHTNPSDSGIRPPVSSLSTPESAASVVLGRIPLHDATTQITMESTAKTTFSAEIFIDSREKDIISRSPDVTANTTPERQPLYHARLSPATDQPLLVPYRPHGSPELFYVPYTDGLSRISPVSTIESSHTGSNDAVSPKFPVEVLGSGMDSLSDSALVRHKEGIYSKGSSPKLAWEASTAPHKGNASETLPTRSAVRHTLEKEPEHQMGSDTKAPRTALTQGNFQYERDSRLDNQRERPSLLSSHTEDNEFFPLTPEIDFNRDQRRDGSPSLRWNSPAEGSLLRNAKTISFPFSKSSPSLKVTGSSPLPGKVSPTSLGGRSVTNGRNGENSYTNGRYMSVTRESDGHKRLHKSQATLDQSSVSQQRWHNSVFLSAGQHYSSLDDLWARYTNRKKLQQSESKSNHELSLVERLDRLARLLHNSSSHSPHSAKDEPLADLEQSKNHVKERSWEGSGHKGERWYDKKLSGTGLHVGGRYSLDEIDITSHADESSVGSDLYPLLQSAKSDSAPSETGTATQTGSEVTTQTSESSSTLKTVSSSVSTIDTIRLINAFGPERVCPSSRLSRLYSAIDLQKRRSEESTGKPSRNPAARIDTGGLHRSLNKESLKTHRPDFIFRSGERVKRLHLIAEERKLQTVFQSEREKLFNQPAKAGEWETAQQQLQDYRLNQKNRMIPKKEMVQHSKRIYEQLPEVKKRREAEKRRQEYESYRLKAQLFRKLN, encoded by the exons ATGCCAGCCAGccaccctgctgctgctgctgcttctccaGCTAGAAAAGCCATATCGTGTGTTCATGTTCAAATCTCCCCCAAACAGGAGGACTCCAAGAAACTCGACTTTGACCCAAAGCTCCTGAGTGGCTCTGCATGTGTTAATAATGTGGCCAAGCTGCAGGAACCTGATCTGTCCCCATCACGTGCTGCAAACTTGCCAGGGAAGGAGGGGGCATTAATAAAACAAGATCTTGCTGATGAAAAACTGACATTATCTTCCCTCCATTTGCACACAAATCCAAGTGACAGTGGCATTCGCCCACCTGTGAGTTCCCTATCTACGCCAGAGAGTGCAGCATCTGTGGTGCTCGGCCGCATTCCCTTACATGATGCAACGACACAGATAACCATGGAGAGCACAGCCAAAACAACCTTCTCTGCTGAGATATTTATTGACAGTAGAGAAAAGGATATAATATCCAGGTCTCCAGATGTAACAGCCAACACCACTCCAGAGAGGCAGCCTTTATACCATGCCCGACTCTCCCCAGCCACTG ATCAACCTTTGCTCGTGCCATACAGACCTCATGGGAGCCCTGAGTTGTTCTATGTTCCCTACACTGATGGGTTATCCAGGATCTCTCCTGTCAGCACCATAGAGAGCTCCCACACAG GCTCCAATGATGCAGTTTCACCCAAATTTCCAGTGGAAGTGCTGGGCTCTGGCATGGATAGCCTATCCGATTCGGCACTGGTCCGGCATAAAGAAGGCATATACAGCAAAGGCTCCAGCCCCAAGCTGGCCTGGGAAGCAAGCACAGCACCACATAAAGGAAATGCCTCAG AGACTTTACCAACAAGGTCGGCTGTACGACATACGCTGGAGAAAGAGCCAGAGCATCAGATGGGTTCCGATACTAAAGCTCCCCGTACTGCTCTTACACAAGGAAACTTTCAATATGAACGCGATTCCAGATTAGATAATCAGAGGGAAAGGCCTTCCCTTCTCTCCAGCCACACTGAGGATAATGAATTCTTCCCCTTAACGCCAGAAATAGATTTCAACAGGGACCAGCGACGTGATGGCAGCCCCAGCCTGAGGTGGAACAGTCCAGCTGAAGGTTCTTTGCTAAGAAATGCTAAAactatttcttttcctttttcaaaAAGTTCTCCCAGCCTTAAAGTCACTGGGAGTAGCCCACTGCCTGGAAAGGTCTCTCCAACTTCACTTGGTGGCAGGTCTGTCACCAATGGAAGAAACGGTGAGAATTCCTATACCAATGGCCGCTACATGTCTGTGACTCGGGAGTCTGATGGCCATAAGCGGTTGCACAAGTCCCAGGCCACTCTGGATCAGAGCTCTGTCTCCCAacagcgctggcacaatagtgttttTCTatcagctggtcaacactacagc AGTCTGGATGATCTATGGGCTCGttatacaaataggaaaaagcttCAGCAGTCGGAATCCAAGAGCAATCATGAGCTTTCACTGGTGGAGAGGCTAGATCGCCTAGCCAGGCTCCTTCACAATTCCTCTTCCCACTCTCCACACTCGGCAAAGGACGAACCACTTGCTGACCTAGAGCAAAGCAAGAACCATGTGAAAGAGAGAAGCTGGGAGGGCAGTGGCCATAAAGGAGAAAGATGGTATGACAAGAAGCTCTCAGGAACAGGCCTTCATGTAGGGGGCAGATATTCGCTAGATGAGATAGACATTACTAGTCATGCTGATGAGAGCTCTGTAGGCTCAGACTTGTACCCACTGCTCCAAAGCGCCAAATCCGACAGCGCCCCCTCTGAAACAGGAACGGCTACACAAACAGGCAGCGAGGTGACTACACAGACATCAGAATCCAGCTCCACTCTAAAGACGGTATCCAGCTCTGTTTCTACCATAGACACCATACGCCTTATTAACGCCTTCGGTCCTGAAAGGGTCTGTCCATCGTCCCGGCTCTCCCGCTTGTACAGCGCCATCGACCTTCAGAAGAGACGCTCGGAAGAAAGCACAGGCAAGCCCAGCAGGAACCCTGCCGCCAGAATAGACACGGGGGGACTTCACAGAAGCTTAAATAAG GAATCTCTGAAGACTCACCGACCCGATTTCATATTCCGCTCCGGGGAGAGGGTGAAGCGCTTGCACCTTATAGCCGAGGAGCGCAAACTGCAGACTGTTTTCCAGAGTGAAAGAGAGAAACTATTCAACCAACCGGCAAAAGCAGGCGAGTGGGAGACAGcgcagcagcagctgcaag ACTACAGGTTAAACCAGAAGAACAGAATGATCCCTAAGAAAGAAATGGTCCAGCACTCCAAAAG GATTTATGAGCAGCTCCCAGAAGTGAAGAAAAGACGAGAGGCAGAGAAGAGGAGACAGGAGTACGAATCCTATCGGCTGAAGGCTCAGCTCTTTCGGAAG TTAAACTAA
- the LOC105946267 gene encoding SET and MYND domain-containing protein 5-like has translation MFHTPLQVTIAVCQTQRPLFQTTTLSSISLLWKISSLERENYLFVCSCPKCLAQADDPDITSEEEEEEEEDDAELEGEAEDAELEDEMTDV, from the exons ATGTTTCATACTCCCTTGCAGGTAACCATAGCTGTGTGCCAAACGCAGAGGCCTCTTTTCCAGACAACAACTTTATCCTCCATCTCACTGCTTTGGAAGATATCCAGCCTGGAGAG GGAGAACTACCTGTTCGTGTGTTCCTGCCCCAAGTGCCTAGCGCAAGCTGATGACCCCGACATCACGTCcgaggaagaagaagaggaggaggaggatgacgCTGAGCTGGAAGGGGAAGCAGAGGATGCAGAGCTGGAGGATGAGATGACGGACGTGTGA